Proteins encoded together in one Macadamia integrifolia cultivar HAES 741 chromosome 8, SCU_Mint_v3, whole genome shotgun sequence window:
- the LOC122087206 gene encoding serine/arginine-rich SC35-like splicing factor SCL30, with protein sequence MRRYSPPYYSPPRRGYGGRGRSPPPRGYGGYGGRKEQNHGSLLVRNVPLSCRPEDLRVPFERFGPVRDVYLPKDYYTGEPRGFAFVQFVDPFDAKEAQYHMNGQLFCGRELTVVVAAETRKRPEEMRGRSRTSGPSSNGGRRSSYYGRSRSRSPRYPPPSRSRYRSRSYSPASRRRGDYSISPRRRHADTSRSPRDLPPERDEHVQRRSYSPGYGDAGRDQGGKGYHEKHDYDAEGTQAGWRSPGGASRSPSGSRSRSADLSPRHSR encoded by the exons ATGCGGAGGTACAGTCCACCATATTATAGTCCTCCAAGGAGGGGATATGGGGGTCGAGGAAGGAGTCCCCCTCCAAGGGGATATGGTGGGTATGGTGGACGCAAAGAGCAGAATCATGGAAGTCTGTTGGTTCGAAATGTTCCTCTCAGTTGCAG ACCAGAAGATCTTCGAGTTCCATTTGAAAGATTTGGACCAGTAAGGGATGTGTATCTGCCAAAAGATTATTACACAGG GGAACCTCGGGGCTTTGCCTTTGTGCAGTTTGTGGATCCTTTTGATGCTAAAGAGGCTCAGTATCATATGAATGGGCAACTTTTTTGCGGAAGAGAGCTAACTGTGGTTGTTGCTGCAGAGACCAGGAAAAGGCCAGAGGAGATGCGTGGCAGATCCAGGACAAG TGGGCCTTCAAGTAACGGAGGACGAAGATCATCATACTACG GACGGTCCCGATCACGTTCCCCTCGTTACCCTCCGCCTTCTAGGAGCCGATACCGCTCGAG ATCGTATTCTCCTGCTTCGAGACGGCGAGGTGACTATTCCATCTCCCCAAGGAGAAGGCATGCAGATACCTCGAGATCACCAAGGGATCTTCCACCAGAACGAGATGAACATGTGCAGAGGCGCTCATATTCACCAGGCTATGGTGACGCTGGTAGAGATCAAGGTGGCAAGGGTTATCATGA GAAACATGATTATGATGCAGAGGGAACACAGGCAGGTTGGAGATCTCCTGGAGGTGCCTCGAGATCCCCGTCTGGATCACGGTCAAGGTCTGCTGATTTGTCTCCCAGACACAGTAGATAG
- the LOC122085594 gene encoding serine/threonine-protein kinase PCRK1-like — protein MKCFHFSNGEKKEDDDGAMSRVSRVSWARSLSIASSTLDVRRSEVGSESRDFSDSLSFHDLFSQRRPNDLRVFSFSELRSATRGFSRALMIGEGGFGCVYRAVVTVSDDDPDAKMDVAIKQLNRSGLQGHKEWITEVNYLGVVKHPNLVRLVGYCAEDDERGIQRLLVYELMRNKSLEDHILARMPSSLSWEMRLKIALDAARGLAYLHEEMDFQLIFRDFKSSNILLDEDFNAKLSDFGLARLGPTEGIGHVSTTVVGTVGYAAPEYIQTGRLTAKSDVWSFGVVLYELITGRRSVDRNLPRSEQKLLEWVKPYVSDSKKFHLILDPRLEDGSCLKSAQKLASLANKCLMKQPKSRPKMSEVVEMLGQIIAEVSSASDGVVPQSIKETEPVKEDNVAENESTKQGGSYLKRVFDFREIVSFRNRSGGKLDWRNWTPGLVRTW, from the exons ATGAAGTGCTTTCATTTCTCTaatggagagaagaaagaggacgACGATGGCGCCATGTCCAGGGTTTCTAGAGTGTCTTGGGCCCGTTCCCTGAGCATCGCTTCCAGCACTTTGGATGTCAGGCGGTCCGAGGTTGGCTCAGAGTCGAGGGATTTCTCTGACTCTTTGAGTTTTCACGACTTATTCTCCCAGAGGAGACCTAATGATCTCagagttttttctttctctgagCTGAGATCGGCTACCAGAGGATTCAGTCGTGCCCTCATGATCGGCGAGGGAGGCTTTGGATGTGTTTATAGAGCAGTTGTTACGGTTTCTGATGATGATCCTGATGCCAAGATGGATGTTGCTATCAAACAGTTGAATCGAAGCGGTTTGCAG GGACATAAGGAATGGATTACAGAAGTAAACTATTTGGGTGTTGTGAAGCACCCAAATCTTGTCAGATTAGTAGGATATTGTGCTGAAGATGATGAGAGGGGAATTCAACGGCTTTTGGTATATGAACTTATGAGGAATAAAAGCTTGGAGGACCATATTCTTGCTCGGATGCCATCTTCTCTTTCATGGGAAATGCGATTAAAAATTGCTCTAGATGCTGCACGCGGTTTAGCATACCTTCATGAAGAAATGGATTTTCAG ctaATATTTCGGGATTTTAAATCTTCAAACATTCTGTTAGATGAGGACTTCAACGCAAAGCTCTCGGACTTTGGATTGGCTAGACTGGGTCCAACTGAAGGAATTGGTCATGTTTCAACAACG GTTGTGGGAACAGTGGGCTATGCTGCTCCAGAGTACATTCAAACAGGGAGATTGACTGCCAAGAGTGACGTTTGGAGCTTTGGGGTGGTCCTCTATGAACTCATAACTGGAAGACGGTCTGTGGACAGAAACCTACCTAGAAGTGAGCAGAAGCTTTTAGAATGGGTGAAACCGTATGTATCAGACTCCAAGAAATTCCACCTTATACTAGACCCACGACTAGAAGATGGTTCTTGCTTAAAATCTGCTCAAAAACTTGCTTCCCTTGCTAACAAATGTCTAATGAAGCAACCCAAATCTCGCCCCAAGATGAGTGAAGTGGTTGAGATGCTGGGGCAGATCATTGCTGAGGTATCATCAGCATCAGATGGTGTGGTCCCACAATCCATCAAAGAAACTGAACCTGTGAAGGAAGACAATGTTGCAGAGAATGAATCAACAAAGCAAGGGGGCAGTTATCTGAAGAGGGTATTTGATTTCAGGGAAATTGTCAGCTTTAGAAATAGATCTGGTGGGAAGTTGGATTGGAGAAATTGGACACCAGGGTTGGTGAGGACCTGGTGA
- the LOC122086373 gene encoding elicitor-responsive protein 1-like isoform X1: MVNGILEVLLVDARGLEGTDFLAGRMDPYVLIQYKSQERKSSVRRGEGSNPVWNEKFTIRVEYPVADDQCKLFLRIMDKDTFSADDFVGEATIHLKDLIALGFENGGAELHPRKYSVVKTDQTYCGEIRVGFTFTPLAEREMDLNEEELGGWRQSSF; encoded by the exons atggtgAACGGCATATTGGAGGTGCTGCTAGTGGATGCCCGAGGCTTGGAGGGGACCGATTTCTTGG CAGGTCGAATGGATCCGTATGTGTTGATTCAGTATAAGAGCCAAGAACGCAAGAGCAGCGTCCGTCGAG GAGAAGGTAGCAACCCAGTCTGGAATGAGAAATTTACCATCCGAGTGGAGTACCCTGTGGCAGATGACCAGTGCAAGCTTTTCCTCAGAATCATGGACAAGGACACTTTCTCCGCCGACGACTTTGTTGGAGAAGCCAC GATCCACTTGAAGGATCTAATTGCATTGGGCTTTGAAAATGGAGGAGCTGAGTTACATCCACGCAAGTATAGTGTCGTCAAGACAGACCAAACTTACTGTGGAGAGATTCGAGTTGGCTtcactttcaccccattg GCGGAAAGGGAAATGGACCTGAACGAAGAAGAGTTGGGAGGATGGAGGCAAAGCTCTTTCTGA
- the LOC122086373 gene encoding elicitor-responsive protein 1-like isoform X2, which produces MVNGILEVLLVDARGLEGTDFLGRMDPYVLIQYKSQERKSSVRRGEGSNPVWNEKFTIRVEYPVADDQCKLFLRIMDKDTFSADDFVGEATIHLKDLIALGFENGGAELHPRKYSVVKTDQTYCGEIRVGFTFTPLAEREMDLNEEELGGWRQSSF; this is translated from the exons atggtgAACGGCATATTGGAGGTGCTGCTAGTGGATGCCCGAGGCTTGGAGGGGACCGATTTCTTGG GTCGAATGGATCCGTATGTGTTGATTCAGTATAAGAGCCAAGAACGCAAGAGCAGCGTCCGTCGAG GAGAAGGTAGCAACCCAGTCTGGAATGAGAAATTTACCATCCGAGTGGAGTACCCTGTGGCAGATGACCAGTGCAAGCTTTTCCTCAGAATCATGGACAAGGACACTTTCTCCGCCGACGACTTTGTTGGAGAAGCCAC GATCCACTTGAAGGATCTAATTGCATTGGGCTTTGAAAATGGAGGAGCTGAGTTACATCCACGCAAGTATAGTGTCGTCAAGACAGACCAAACTTACTGTGGAGAGATTCGAGTTGGCTtcactttcaccccattg GCGGAAAGGGAAATGGACCTGAACGAAGAAGAGTTGGGAGGATGGAGGCAAAGCTCTTTCTGA